The following proteins come from a genomic window of Maridesulfovibrio zosterae DSM 11974:
- a CDS encoding TRAP transporter large permease, translating to MEAVLLCTFLGLTFLGVPVAYALGLSVSVILYYYMNIPQVMITQVMYSGVDSFSFMAVPFFMLAGSFMSAGGVTKRLVNFAQSLVGSFTGGLAQVVAVSGMFFAAISGSSAATTAAIGSTMVDEMEKKGYRRELATGIVAAGGTVGIVIPPSITLVVYGVIAGASIGDLFMGGLIPGLLMGLTMCLVSYAIAKKEGIPAEGSFSFMNVIKSFKDSFWALMTPVIIIGGIYGGIFTPTEAAAVAAVYGIFVGFFIYKELTIKDFPRIIFQAVMGTTMIMFIVGAAKVFGWMLTNLEIPHHIGEYIVSLTSSPAMFLIMMNVLLLFIGTLINASAAIVILTPIFLPVATKLGIDPLFFGVLMVINLAIGCITPPVGLDLFVASAITKVPLEKVMKASTPYLIALLGALLLMTFCPAIITFLPNLLN from the coding sequence ATGGAAGCAGTATTACTTTGCACGTTTCTTGGCCTGACATTTCTTGGAGTCCCGGTGGCATACGCACTGGGCCTTTCTGTATCTGTAATCCTTTATTACTACATGAACATACCGCAAGTCATGATCACTCAAGTCATGTATTCCGGTGTTGACTCTTTTTCTTTCATGGCAGTGCCCTTCTTTATGCTTGCAGGCTCCTTCATGTCTGCCGGCGGTGTGACAAAACGGCTTGTTAATTTTGCTCAATCACTTGTTGGATCTTTTACAGGAGGTCTTGCTCAGGTTGTTGCTGTTTCAGGTATGTTTTTTGCCGCAATCTCAGGCTCATCCGCAGCTACGACCGCAGCCATCGGCTCCACAATGGTCGATGAAATGGAAAAGAAAGGATATCGCCGTGAACTGGCAACAGGGATTGTTGCCGCAGGCGGAACTGTAGGAATAGTAATTCCTCCTTCAATAACACTAGTTGTATACGGTGTAATTGCAGGAGCCTCAATAGGTGATCTCTTCATGGGAGGTCTGATTCCCGGGCTGCTGATGGGATTAACCATGTGCCTGGTGAGTTATGCAATCGCCAAAAAGGAAGGAATTCCCGCTGAAGGTTCATTTTCGTTTATGAACGTGATCAAATCATTTAAAGATTCATTCTGGGCTTTGATGACCCCGGTCATAATCATTGGAGGTATTTACGGAGGTATTTTCACTCCGACTGAGGCGGCTGCTGTTGCTGCTGTATACGGAATCTTTGTCGGTTTCTTCATATACAAAGAATTAACAATCAAAGATTTTCCTCGTATTATATTTCAAGCCGTCATGGGAACAACAATGATCATGTTCATTGTCGGCGCAGCCAAAGTTTTCGGGTGGATGCTCACCAACCTTGAGATCCCCCACCACATTGGCGAATATATAGTATCTCTGACTTCCTCTCCGGCAATGTTCCTCATAATGATGAACGTACTGCTTCTTTTCATCGGAACACTTATCAATGCATCAGCTGCAATTGTTATTTTGACTCCGATATTCCTACCTGTAGCAACCAAGCTGGGAATTGATCCGCTATTTTTCGGAGTATTGATGGTTATCAACCTCGCAATTGGATGCATCACTCCTCCGGTCGGTCTGGACCTTTTCGTTGCCAGTGCAATTACAAAAGTCCCACTTGAAAAAGTAATGAAAGCCTCAACTCCCTATCTGATCGCATTGCTGGGAGCTTTACTGCTGATGACTTTTTGTCCTGCAATCATCACTTTTCTGCCAAACCTCTTGAACTAA
- a CDS encoding sensor histidine kinase: MRTVRIKVIAFFIAYLIFMALNTSFYWYNIVSLRDRLIVMDNFHDLLSDILEIRRYEKNFIFYPEPESLKEAVIYLDKAKDAVAMLKDKIIEIAGQEKFDKFIDDINSYSQQLNLLAQGDNGDLIKTRALGTTMVQGAQNLLVLKQKRIHNTLLKIQYIPIVVMVSLAVLIIIFFSWQAKKVLGRLVYVQRAAEGVAKGDYTSIDQITSDDEISQLMHSAFSSMAADIENRQNQLIESRKLSSIGTLTSGIAHELNNPLNNVSLTADTMLEDFEELDPDEAKEMLGDIINEIGRASEVVRNLLDFSREGEHNMAELSVQKLINETQRLVANQLRLDKINFSTDIPAEIPQVYGDLNSLQQVFINLFINADHAMHGGGSLNVTVSHTKENYVRFDVKDTGCGMSPETIEQIFDPFFTTKPVGKGTGLGLSIIYGLIKKHEGFIKVKSKIGEGTTFSIFLPAVAVSETEAYHGQISSSNN; encoded by the coding sequence ATGAGAACAGTTAGAATCAAAGTTATTGCTTTTTTTATTGCCTACCTTATTTTTATGGCTTTAAACACCAGTTTTTATTGGTATAATATAGTTTCACTTCGAGACAGACTTATCGTTATGGACAATTTCCACGACCTTCTTTCAGATATACTTGAAATCAGGCGTTATGAAAAAAATTTCATTTTCTACCCTGAGCCGGAAAGCCTGAAAGAGGCTGTTATATATCTTGATAAAGCTAAAGATGCTGTTGCTATGTTGAAAGACAAAATTATCGAGATTGCCGGACAAGAAAAATTCGATAAATTTATTGATGATATCAATAGCTACAGTCAGCAGCTTAATCTCCTTGCTCAAGGAGATAACGGAGACTTGATTAAAACCAGAGCACTGGGAACAACAATGGTTCAGGGAGCGCAAAACCTTCTTGTTTTAAAACAAAAACGTATCCATAACACATTACTCAAAATTCAGTATATTCCCATAGTGGTAATGGTTTCACTGGCGGTTCTTATAATTATTTTCTTCTCATGGCAGGCCAAAAAGGTGCTGGGAAGACTGGTTTATGTTCAACGTGCAGCTGAAGGAGTGGCTAAGGGCGATTATACTTCTATTGATCAGATCACCAGTGATGATGAAATATCGCAACTGATGCATTCCGCATTCAGCAGTATGGCAGCAGATATTGAAAACAGACAAAACCAGCTTATTGAGTCCAGAAAACTTAGTTCCATAGGTACTCTCACTTCAGGCATTGCACACGAACTGAATAACCCCTTGAACAATGTCTCTCTGACTGCTGATACAATGCTTGAGGATTTTGAAGAACTTGACCCGGATGAAGCCAAAGAAATGCTCGGGGATATAATTAATGAAATCGGCCGTGCCAGTGAAGTGGTCAGAAATCTTCTTGATTTTTCGAGAGAGGGTGAGCACAACATGGCCGAACTCAGTGTGCAGAAACTTATCAACGAAACTCAGAGACTTGTTGCTAATCAGCTTAGACTTGACAAGATTAACTTCTCTACAGATATTCCAGCAGAAATACCTCAAGTTTACGGAGACTTAAACTCATTACAACAAGTATTCATCAACCTTTTTATCAATGCAGACCATGCTATGCACGGTGGTGGCAGCTTAAATGTCACAGTATCTCATACAAAAGAGAACTATGTCCGCTTTGATGTCAAAGATACTGGATGTGGAATGTCTCCGGAAACGATAGAACAGATTTTTGATCCGTTTTTTACAACCAAGCCCGTAGGGAAAGGCACTGGGCTGGGGTTGTCAATCATCTACGGACTTATTAAAAAACACGAAGGATTCATTAAAGTAAAAAGTAAAATTGGAGAAGGAACCACTTTTTCCATTTTTCTTCCAGCGGTAGCGGTGAGTGAAACGGAGGCGTATCATGGACAAATTTCGAGCAGCAATAATTGA
- a CDS encoding sigma-54-dependent transcriptional regulator: protein MDKFRAAIIDDEDQTTKHVARVLTKLGFETETFALGHPFLNRMAETPFHLVFIDLNLPDIDGMTILNFVKKGFEDVEAVIITGHGTIPSAVEATSKGAFNYIVKPFRIQEVRTLASNFLEKLELKEENRRLKQSLSEEAQFKNFIGNSKVMQDLFAMIRKVAKVNCNVLLQADTGTGKERAARAIHDLSPRRNKTFVSFNCGGFTEELISSELFGHEKGAFTGASATKIGLLESADGGTVFLDEIGEMPLNMQVKLLHVIQERSIMRVGGTKPVSLDIRIIAATNRDLNKEMELGQFREDLFYRLNVVMVYLPKLSERRDDIPLLANYFLKSFNTKFGKSVKSISPQAMDVLTSYNYPGNVRELENIIQRAVALAEEETLGMRELPPDLLNLAFSAFGAVGLLSLEEVECRHIKHVLEATGFNKHLSSHILGLPRTTLWRRIKKYNLDVEFDDEE from the coding sequence ATGGACAAATTTCGAGCAGCAATAATTGATGATGAAGACCAGACAACCAAGCATGTAGCCAGAGTATTAACCAAACTGGGATTTGAGACAGAAACATTTGCTTTAGGACACCCGTTCCTGAATCGTATGGCGGAGACTCCCTTTCACCTGGTATTCATCGATCTTAATCTTCCAGATATTGACGGTATGACTATTCTTAACTTTGTTAAGAAAGGATTTGAAGATGTAGAAGCTGTAATAATTACTGGTCACGGCACTATTCCTTCTGCTGTTGAGGCAACAAGCAAAGGGGCATTCAACTATATTGTAAAACCATTTCGCATTCAGGAAGTCAGAACATTAGCCAGTAATTTTTTAGAAAAACTTGAACTAAAAGAAGAAAACAGACGTCTTAAGCAGAGCTTAAGTGAAGAAGCTCAATTTAAAAATTTTATTGGAAACAGCAAAGTCATGCAGGATCTCTTTGCCATGATCCGCAAGGTTGCTAAAGTTAATTGTAATGTTCTTCTTCAAGCTGATACAGGGACAGGCAAAGAGAGAGCTGCACGGGCAATTCATGATCTGAGTCCCAGACGGAATAAAACCTTTGTTTCCTTTAACTGTGGAGGTTTTACCGAAGAACTTATTTCAAGCGAACTTTTCGGGCATGAAAAAGGCGCCTTTACCGGAGCTTCTGCAACGAAAATAGGATTACTAGAATCTGCGGATGGTGGAACTGTTTTTTTAGATGAAATAGGTGAGATGCCCTTGAATATGCAGGTGAAACTTCTGCATGTTATTCAAGAAAGAAGCATTATGCGCGTCGGAGGTACAAAACCGGTTTCTCTGGACATCCGCATAATTGCGGCCACTAACCGTGACCTCAATAAGGAAATGGAACTCGGGCAATTTCGTGAAGATTTGTTCTATCGCCTTAACGTGGTAATGGTATATCTTCCCAAACTTTCTGAAAGGCGAGATGACATACCCCTGCTGGCTAACTACTTCCTTAAAAGCTTCAATACAAAATTTGGAAAATCTGTAAAGTCAATATCTCCTCAAGCCATGGACGTTCTTACCAGCTATAATTATCCGGGAAATGTCCGTGAGCTGGAAAATATCATTCAAAGAGCTGTCGCTCTGGCTGAAGAAGAAACATTAGGAATGCGTGAACTGCCACCAGATTTACTTAACCTTGCTTTCAGTGCATTCGGGGCCGTAGGACTACTGTCTCTTGAGGAGGTCGAATGCAGGCATATCAAACATGTACTGGAAGCTACAGGATTCAATAAACATTTAAGCAGCCATATTCTAGGCTTACCCAGAACCACTCTTTGGCGCCGCATAAAAAAATACAATCTGGATGTAGAATTTGATGATGAAGAATAG
- a CDS encoding universal stress protein: protein MNNVLIAVDTSESSFWLAYYAIALTKRIPMNVSILMVEDEKFKSKSSNTDEWIGLPEKRLESLLAEGRSDRSHINFYSAKGNFENEVIQFILANNITTLFVGNPENRKTKLDRQFMELLERIGSKTDCHIEVVQKISAYGQ from the coding sequence ATGAACAACGTACTTATCGCAGTAGACACATCTGAATCCAGCTTTTGGCTGGCTTATTACGCAATTGCACTAACCAAAAGAATTCCAATGAATGTATCTATTCTCATGGTTGAAGATGAAAAGTTTAAAAGCAAAAGCAGTAATACAGATGAGTGGATAGGTCTTCCGGAAAAACGTTTAGAGTCTCTTCTGGCAGAGGGCCGCTCCGACAGATCTCATATTAATTTTTATTCTGCAAAAGGAAATTTCGAAAATGAAGTCATCCAGTTCATACTTGCTAATAATATCACAACACTGTTTGTAGGAAACCCGGAAAACAGAAAAACAAAACTGGATAGACAATTTATGGAACTCCTTGAGCGAATAGGGAGCAAGACGGACTGTCATATAGAAGTGGTGCAAAAAATTTCAGCCTACGGGCAGTGA
- a CDS encoding sulfite exporter TauE/SafE family protein, with product MWHMYLPIAGNSVNVILIFMLGGLVGLLSGIFGVGGGFLMTPLLIMFGIPPTVAAASDSNQIVGASTSGCLAHYRLGNVDFKMGILLLIGGVLGGFVGVQAIKVLRAMGNADFLINVTYVLMLGGVGSYMFYESLQSLRKTPPAVKTEKPKKKSRYATILESLPFQTDFKKSGVRLSLLMPLILGTLVGVLAAIMGVGGGFIMVPIMVYLLRMPMHVVVGTSLFQILFTCINVTILQSYTNHTVDFVLALILLVGSTIGAQFGTKISKKLKGEHLKILLATLVLAVMVKMLFSLLLTPDVLLAYAGGH from the coding sequence ATGTGGCATATGTATCTTCCCATTGCCGGGAACAGCGTTAACGTAATTCTCATCTTCATGTTGGGAGGCTTAGTTGGGCTGCTCTCAGGGATATTTGGTGTAGGAGGCGGTTTCTTGATGACTCCGTTGCTGATCATGTTCGGAATTCCGCCGACTGTAGCAGCGGCATCTGACTCAAACCAGATTGTCGGAGCTTCAACTTCAGGATGTCTTGCCCACTACCGTCTTGGGAATGTGGATTTCAAAATGGGAATCTTGCTCCTTATCGGCGGTGTTTTAGGTGGTTTTGTCGGAGTACAAGCCATTAAGGTCCTAAGAGCCATGGGTAATGCCGACTTCTTAATTAATGTAACCTATGTTCTGATGCTCGGCGGTGTCGGCTCCTATATGTTTTATGAAAGTCTGCAAAGCCTGCGCAAAACACCTCCTGCGGTTAAGACTGAAAAACCAAAGAAAAAATCACGCTATGCAACAATACTGGAAAGCCTTCCTTTTCAGACTGATTTTAAAAAATCAGGTGTACGCCTCTCTCTTCTCATGCCTTTGATTCTTGGAACCCTTGTTGGTGTTCTGGCAGCCATTATGGGTGTTGGCGGTGGTTTCATCATGGTACCTATCATGGTTTATCTGCTTCGCATGCCCATGCATGTTGTAGTTGGAACGAGCCTTTTTCAGATTCTGTTCACTTGCATCAATGTCACCATCTTACAATCATACACCAACCACACTGTAGACTTTGTTCTAGCACTGATCCTGCTCGTAGGATCTACTATCGGAGCACAGTTCGGAACAAAAATCAGCAAAAAGCTCAAAGGTGAACACCTTAAGATCTTACTGGCAACGCTTGTTCTGGCTGTAATGGTAAAAATGCTTTTCAGTCTGCTGCTCACTCCTGATGTGTTGCTGGCTTATGCAGGAGGACATTAA
- a CDS encoding TIGR02186 family protein: MIKNLIKLNLLLAVLLISCATAYAEGDISINFKPEHVTIGTTYNGANVEITGTVPKDCSAVIRVMGEHKNTHFKKKGKVFGFLWMNVASVELDDIPSLFLVGTDSKIYEGGGEKWKKLNLGFNSVKGTADEKIFNEFLKLVEHEEHYMIEDGVVEYQDGAGGLRKYTAELRMPSSLQRGAYTVEVVAVRDGKVIGKKSNIIHADFAGFPKLLASIAFGHEILYGISAVIIAILAGLFMSLIFSDKGAAH, translated from the coding sequence ATGATTAAAAATTTAATAAAACTTAACTTACTTCTAGCAGTTCTCCTAATTTCTTGTGCAACAGCTTATGCAGAGGGAGATATCTCCATTAACTTCAAGCCTGAGCATGTTACAATCGGCACGACTTATAATGGAGCAAATGTTGAAATAACAGGAACTGTCCCGAAGGACTGTTCCGCAGTCATCAGGGTTATGGGTGAGCACAAAAACACCCACTTTAAGAAAAAAGGTAAGGTTTTCGGATTTCTATGGATGAATGTTGCAAGTGTAGAATTGGATGATATCCCTAGTTTATTTCTGGTGGGAACCGATTCAAAAATATATGAAGGCGGCGGAGAAAAGTGGAAAAAACTTAATCTAGGCTTTAACTCAGTTAAAGGCACAGCAGATGAAAAAATATTTAATGAATTCCTTAAGCTGGTAGAACACGAAGAACACTATATGATTGAAGATGGTGTCGTTGAATACCAGGATGGTGCTGGTGGACTTCGTAAATATACTGCTGAACTGAGAATGCCTTCATCCTTGCAACGCGGAGCATATACTGTTGAAGTCGTGGCTGTTCGCGATGGTAAGGTGATTGGTAAAAAATCCAACATTATCCATGCAGACTTTGCCGGATTTCCCAAACTACTCGCTTCCATCGCATTTGGGCATGAAATTCTCTATGGAATCTCTGCTGTTATCATTGCTATTTTGGCAGGTTTATTCATGAGCCTGATCTTCAGTGATAAAGGTGCAGCACATTAG
- a CDS encoding PEP/pyruvate-binding domain-containing protein: protein MNRLFNFIHKLLCGKRKKEAHSFVDLFNRFNKVLELNNRILTSISVMQNKLGGDYIFDTQYLRNATQELETLVLKLVGAFDSMSPEKYINLYCSLRIITEKLHSELAGCPAIADRLTVSFEETTKKEFDLVGAKSYHLARLSNIVAVTTPEGISVTTRSCMEFMEYNDLNDRISEIKSEWIDGSRSLTSASEEISKLILAGEMPPRLRKSLNRVGNQLFKNDKTIGLAVRSSAWGEDGKFSFAGLYDSFLNIPYDKLQEAYIKVLASIYSPSAMEYRQNLDYKISESLMGVSFQTMVQAKCSGVIYSLSPAAPAENTVIISATWGMGSTVVSGEVPVDQFTISKDEPYKQIEKSIVRKVEAKRINLNGEGLLTEAVSEELQSTSCLTDDEISQLVQVAIKIEQYFKKPQDIEFAFDVEGQLFILQSRPLAINVPTESTVNSLSEKLCNCEILLSGKGDVAQNGIASGPVFIAGNNRNLDEFPDGAILVAHHSSPIYASVLHRASGVITDVGSPLGHLATIAREYRVPALLNTEEALKILSEGQTITVDVEQRTIYAGIIKELKLHEAAAERIQETYEYRLLRRLLKHIEPLNLFDPSDSNFTPDGCQTLHDITRFVHEKAVDELIHININTLESSSPSVRLTLPVPMDMTMIDIGGGLDSRWADSQEQIQIGKKVVTPDQVVSTPMKAFIEGVTMAGVWQSTPVAVDFSSFMSSMTRTFPSELAPSASVGRNLAVISDNYAHLSLHLGYHFTIINCYVSENISDNYAYFRFAGGVTGARRRSRRAQFLAEVLGKLDFSTTLRDDLVIARVKKIPAEEILHRMQIFGVLVAYTRQLDVSMVADEQIHRHAELFGRLINESNLNKYRRVAT from the coding sequence ATGAATCGGTTGTTTAATTTCATACACAAACTATTGTGTGGTAAGAGAAAAAAAGAGGCTCACTCTTTTGTCGATCTTTTTAATCGCTTTAATAAAGTGCTGGAATTAAACAACCGAATTCTTACCAGTATATCTGTTATGCAGAACAAGCTCGGAGGCGACTACATTTTTGATACCCAGTATCTTCGTAATGCCACCCAAGAGTTGGAGACACTTGTTCTGAAACTGGTTGGAGCATTTGATTCAATGTCTCCTGAAAAGTATATTAATCTTTATTGTTCACTTCGAATAATAACCGAAAAACTTCATAGCGAACTTGCGGGATGCCCTGCAATTGCAGATAGGCTGACTGTCTCTTTTGAAGAAACAACCAAAAAAGAATTCGATCTTGTCGGAGCCAAAAGCTATCATCTGGCAAGACTTTCAAACATAGTCGCTGTCACTACTCCTGAAGGAATATCTGTCACAACAAGATCATGCATGGAATTCATGGAGTATAACGACCTTAATGACCGCATATCCGAAATCAAATCAGAATGGATTGATGGAAGTAGAAGTCTCACTTCAGCCTCGGAAGAAATTTCAAAATTAATTCTTGCAGGAGAAATGCCTCCCAGGTTGCGCAAGTCATTGAACCGTGTTGGTAATCAACTTTTCAAAAATGATAAGACAATAGGACTCGCTGTTCGCAGCAGTGCATGGGGAGAAGACGGTAAGTTCTCTTTTGCCGGATTGTACGACAGTTTTCTTAATATTCCATATGATAAATTACAGGAAGCTTATATCAAGGTACTTGCCAGCATATATTCTCCTTCAGCAATGGAATATCGACAAAACTTAGATTACAAAATCAGTGAAAGCCTGATGGGCGTATCATTTCAGACAATGGTTCAAGCCAAATGCAGCGGAGTCATTTATAGTCTTTCTCCAGCTGCCCCCGCCGAGAATACTGTTATCATAAGTGCAACATGGGGGATGGGCTCTACTGTTGTTTCCGGCGAAGTCCCGGTGGATCAGTTCACTATCTCTAAAGATGAACCATATAAACAAATTGAAAAATCAATCGTCCGCAAAGTGGAAGCAAAAAGAATTAACCTTAATGGTGAAGGCTTGCTTACAGAAGCGGTCAGTGAAGAATTGCAATCCACATCATGTCTGACTGATGATGAAATAAGTCAGCTGGTTCAAGTTGCCATTAAAATTGAGCAATATTTTAAAAAACCTCAGGATATAGAATTCGCTTTTGACGTTGAGGGACAACTGTTCATTCTTCAAAGCCGCCCTCTGGCAATTAATGTTCCTACTGAATCAACGGTTAATTCGTTAAGTGAAAAGCTTTGTAATTGCGAGATTCTTCTTTCAGGTAAAGGAGATGTAGCCCAGAACGGTATCGCTTCCGGACCGGTGTTCATAGCCGGCAACAACAGAAATCTGGATGAATTTCCAGACGGAGCAATATTAGTGGCCCATCATTCATCTCCAATTTATGCCTCAGTTCTACATCGAGCATCCGGTGTAATTACCGACGTAGGTTCTCCTCTTGGACATCTGGCAACTATTGCCAGAGAATACAGAGTTCCTGCACTGCTAAATACTGAAGAAGCACTTAAGATACTCTCAGAAGGTCAAACTATAACAGTAGATGTTGAGCAACGAACTATTTATGCAGGAATTATTAAAGAATTAAAACTGCATGAAGCTGCGGCAGAACGTATTCAGGAAACATATGAATATAGACTTCTAAGAAGACTGTTAAAACATATTGAACCACTGAATCTGTTTGATCCATCCGACAGCAATTTCACACCTGACGGCTGTCAGACTCTTCATGACATTACAAGATTTGTACACGAAAAGGCTGTAGATGAACTTATACATATTAACATAAACACACTTGAATCATCTTCTCCAAGTGTTCGCCTAACTCTTCCTGTACCAATGGATATGACCATGATTGATATAGGAGGAGGGCTTGACAGCCGCTGGGCAGATAGCCAGGAACAGATACAGATCGGCAAGAAAGTAGTCACACCTGATCAAGTTGTCTCCACTCCAATGAAAGCTTTTATAGAAGGAGTGACTATGGCCGGAGTCTGGCAATCCACTCCGGTTGCAGTTGATTTTTCCAGTTTCATGTCCAGCATGACACGCACATTTCCATCTGAGCTTGCACCATCGGCCAGTGTAGGCCGCAATCTAGCTGTAATTTCAGACAATTATGCACATCTAAGTCTACATCTTGGATATCACTTCACAATAATCAACTGTTATGTGAGCGAAAACATCTCAGACAATTATGCATATTTTCGATTTGCCGGGGGAGTAACTGGAGCCAGACGTAGATCACGTAGAGCCCAATTCTTAGCTGAAGTTCTCGGTAAACTGGATTTTTCAACAACCCTGCGAGACGATCTTGTCATAGCAAGGGTTAAAAAGATTCCTGCCGAAGAGATTCTGCACAGAATGCAGATCTTCGGAGTTCTGGTTGCTTACACCAGACAACTTGATGTTTCCATGGTCGCCGATGAGCAAATTCACAGGCATGCCGAACTATTCGGCCGTCTCATAAATGAGTCGAATTTAAACAAATATCGGAGGGTTGCAACATGA
- a CDS encoding response regulator, giving the protein MTTSSKTSILILDDEPIVSKRLQPALEKKGYEVESFYDSASALKRVQERSFNIVVSDLKMDGMDGMQFLTKVKEISPETEVIIITGFATMETAKESMRKGIFDFLAKPFKLGEIQEVIRRADEKIKKEAL; this is encoded by the coding sequence ATGACCACTTCATCAAAAACAAGCATTCTTATTCTGGACGATGAACCTATTGTCAGCAAGCGGTTACAGCCGGCTCTAGAAAAAAAGGGCTATGAAGTCGAAAGCTTCTACGACAGTGCCAGTGCTCTAAAAAGAGTGCAGGAACGAAGTTTTAATATTGTCGTCAGTGATCTTAAAATGGATGGCATGGATGGCATGCAGTTTCTCACCAAAGTTAAGGAAATCTCTCCGGAGACGGAAGTTATCATCATTACCGGATTTGCAACCATGGAAACGGCAAAAGAATCCATGCGCAAAGGTATTTTTGATTTCTTAGCCAAGCCTTTCAAACTCGGAGAAATTCAGGAAGTTATAAGAAGAGCTGATGAAAAAATCAAAAAAGAAGCTCTTTAA
- a CDS encoding universal stress protein has translation MLKALIPIEKTLASNIALRYACQKSKIITMTLQPIHVEEPDEKPHSSQTGWIRRSWEEGLKQAGEEEVREILSSEELNCYVQPRPIVTIGERNDKILEELRMGDYNIFIEGELSNFNTAEFRKKIRSKLYKKMPCPALLVKNMIQSDKVLLIVDPKSDLESLTEQFNNLLTNKKSEFDLCLYSLDDLNQGDFPDDILGDCAKLLNKLGLKPVRTFTLLCAPEVAAVSLKGYGLIVSAIDRKSSRKSHLTEVLARVSCPLLLCWTYSNRRK, from the coding sequence ATGCTTAAAGCATTAATCCCTATCGAAAAGACTTTGGCTTCAAATATTGCCCTTAGATATGCCTGCCAGAAGTCCAAAATCATCACGATGACTCTACAACCGATCCATGTTGAGGAACCTGATGAAAAACCTCATTCTTCACAGACAGGATGGATTAGAAGATCATGGGAAGAAGGCCTTAAGCAGGCCGGAGAAGAAGAAGTAAGAGAGATTCTGAGTAGTGAGGAGCTCAATTGCTACGTTCAACCACGCCCTATTGTCACGATCGGCGAACGTAATGACAAGATTCTTGAAGAATTACGGATGGGTGATTATAATATTTTCATAGAAGGAGAACTTTCGAATTTTAATACCGCTGAATTTCGAAAAAAAATCCGCTCCAAATTGTATAAAAAAATGCCTTGCCCAGCCCTCCTGGTCAAAAATATGATCCAGTCAGATAAAGTATTGCTCATAGTCGATCCCAAATCTGATTTAGAAAGTCTGACCGAACAGTTCAATAATCTGCTGACCAATAAGAAAAGTGAATTTGATCTCTGCCTATATAGTCTGGACGATCTGAATCAAGGTGATTTTCCTGATGACATTCTTGGTGACTGCGCAAAACTATTGAATAAGCTCGGACTCAAACCAGTAAGAACTTTTACTCTTTTATGTGCTCCTGAAGTAGCGGCTGTATCTCTCAAAGGGTACGGCTTAATTGTTTCAGCGATCGATCGTAAATCCAGTCGAAAATCGCACCTCACAGAAGTTCTAGCCCGCGTTTCTTGCCCCCTGCTTTTGTGCTGGACCTATTCTAATCGGAGGAAATAA